CTATCGGCGAGAACATCTGTAACAAAGTAGTCATATCCCTTAATGTCTTTAAAAGCATCTTTAAGCATCATGCGTACCATAATTGATTCGAACTGACGGTCCATTTCAGATAATTTGTCCGTTTCCGAAATTTTCTTACTGCCCTTAAGCACACGCAGCTCCTGAATACCCATATAAGTAGGCTTATTGGCTTCATTGAGCGAGTTGCTATTGAGAATTTCGGACATGTTATCAAATAAAGATAAATTAATTTAAAATAAGTTCTGCGTGAAGCGCCCCAGCACTTTTAATCGCCTGCAAAATAGACATCATTTCACGCGTAGATACCCCAAGCGCGTTGAGTGCGGCGGTTAAGCGCTCGATAGTAGGTAAATCCTCAACGACCTGGAAAACGCCTTTTGTTTCATCCACATTCGTCTCCGTATTGGAGTATGTTGTGGTATCCCCTGTGTTACTCAATGCGTTTGGTTGGCTTACCCCTTGAGTATTCGAAATTGAAATTGTTAACGAACCATTACTGATGGCAACCGTTGATATACGAACATTAGACGTAGCTACAATCGTTCCTGTACGCTCGTTAATAATGACCCTAGCGGCAAGATCCGGTATAACATCCAGTTCTCCGATAGAAGCAATAAAATTTGGTACTTGCCCACGATACTCAGGGGGAACAAGGACATTAATCGTTGCAGAGTTCATAGCCTGTGATGTGCCTGGGAAAATTTTATTAACGGCATCCGCAACACGAACCGCAGAAACAAAATCAGGACTCTCCAGCAATAAGTTTAAACTTCCATGATGCATGAATTCCGTTGGGATCTCCCGTTCCACAATAGCGCCACTTGTAATGATGCCGACCGTCGGGTGATTTTGCTGAACCGTTGCCCCCCCCTCTCCGCCGGAGCCTCCCAGGAAACCACCAACCGCGATTGGCCCTTGACCAACCGCATAAACAACACCATCAGCGCCCACAAGCGGGGTTTGTAGTAAAACCCCGCCCTGTAAGCTCTTCGCATCTCCAATTGAAGAAACGGTGATATCTATCTTAGATCCTTCTCTGATGAAAGGACCTATGTTTGAGGTAATCATCACAGCAGCGACATTTTTAGACTTAATGTCATCTGGATTTACATTTACCTTTAACGCCTTTAACGCGTTAACCAACGCTTGTGATGTGTATTTAATCCCATTACTATCTCCCTGGCCCGCAAGACCCACGACCAAACCATATCCGATGAGTTGGTTATCTCGTGTGCCTTCTATATGCGTGAGATCTTTTATTCTTGAGCCCATGAGGGTGACCATGGAGCTCATCATTAGAATCAAAATATATAAAACAAATTTCATGGAAAGATTAAAAGGGGTTAACAAAATCGTTAAATCTCAGCAACCAACCCTTCTTTTGAGCATCTGTCAGTTCGCCTTCAGAAATGAATTCTACTTGGGCATCTGCAATGTTGGTAGAAGCTACTGTATTCTCTGTTGAAATATCATAAGGACGAACAACCCCACGCAGAATAGCAAATCGAGTCTCCCCTGAATAAGAAATCATGCGAGCCCCTTCGATTACCAAATTACCGTTAGGGAGGACATCGATCACGGTTACAGCGGCACGAGCATTAAGCGTATTACTGTTTTCTATTTTACCGCCACCCGTGTAAGTATTTTTGCCGTCGATTTTGGTTTTGGGGAATTCGCCGCCTACGGTGGTGACTTTGTCTACGGCGGCGCTGTATAGGAATTGGGTTACGGTGTTGTCGATGCCGGCAACTTTATCAGTGGTCGTCTTTATTTCGTTTTTCATTGTGGTGCTTTCAGATACAATTATGGTGAGTATGTCACCAACCTGGCTGGCCGTTTTGTCTGCAAACATGCCACGTTCGTTGTTTGTGGATTTTCTCCACAACGAAATCGCATTTGCCGAAGTGAAAGAAAATGCGGTTATTAAAAACAGGTTAAAAATATACTTGTACGGTATTTTCATCTAGAATTTGGGCTTGGATGTCTTTTCTGGATTTTAAATTGCGGATGCTGATGAATTCGCCGACAAGCCCATTTTGGAGGGCTTGGCCCTTAGTGGTGATTCTCATCATACCCTCTTTGGCAACAAGCTCTACGACTTGACCCTTGCGAATATGGGGCTTTTCGATAACAGAAGTCCACAGGAGAGGTCTGCCAACGGATATGGCATGGGCGGATTCGTAGTGATCGATCTCAACATCCCTGGGTAGGATATCTTGTTTTACCCTTAGGGTATCAATTGACTGTTCTTCAAACATGCTCCTATCGAGAGCTGCCCCGCGGCGTATAAACTCTTTAGCGACCAGGATCGGGTTCCAGAGCTCGCATTGGACAGGGATTTTCCATTCCCCGAGTTTTTGGCCATCCGCGTAGATCGCAAACCCTATAACAAAACGTGAAGAAATGCCATCGGGAGGGGTATAGTTTAATTCAACGGACCAATCGGGGTTAGTTGCCCTGACCCCACTCCAAAGCGTTGCCGGAGTCATTCTAAAATCACCCTTAAGTTCGTATTTAAGGAAAAGTTGTTCCTTCAAGGCATTGGAAACATCCGCCCAAGTAATAACAAAAATCTTTTTCTCGATTTTCTTCTCTGAAGACACCCTTGAGACAGTATCATTCTGAGCTACTGTAATTGGGGTTTTACTGAGCGATCCCGTTACCTTGTGCTGAGAAAGAGACGGCAGACTTATCGGCTCGAGAATTGAAGCTAAATCAGCCTGTAAGGCTGTGAAGACGAACATTAGGAGTGATATGACGAGGTATCTCATGGTTGTACCTTAATTAAATTAGCGCTTCAGTTGGTTGATCTTGGACATATTTTCATCAGCAGCCTGGACGACCTTGGAATCCATTTCGTAGGCGCGCTGAGCGACAATCAAATTGACCATTTCGGTAACCGGCTTCACGTTGGACATTTCTAAGTAACCCTGCTTTAAAGTACCAAAACCGAGCTCACCAGGGTTACCCTGTTCGGCTGTACCACTGGCATCCGTTTCGACTAATAAGTTCCCCCCGATGCTCTTCAAGCCCCCTGGGTTAGCAAAACGGTAAATAGGGAGACGATAGGTTTGGGAGCCACTCGCCGATTGGACCGTAATTTGACCATTATCGGAAACAAATATCTTTTGCGCATCCGCCGGAAGCGACTGAAAACCTGAGATCAAATAACCACTGTTGTTTGTGAACTCTCCGTTGGAGTTTACCTTGAAAGCGCCATCACGCGTGTAGCTCTTGGTACCATCCGGCATAGTGACCTCGAAAAAGCCTACACCATCGATCGCAATATCCTTATCCTCATTAGTAAGCGTGAGTTCGCCCTGAGTGAATATTTTGCTCGTTGAGACTAGTTTCACACCATTACCGACCTGGACGCCCGTGGGAACCTCATTACCCGTACCAGAGTCCGCGCCGATGGCTTGGACATTTTGATACAACAAGTCCTGAAATTCGGCCTTAGAACGCTTGTACCCCACAGTGTTCACGTTAGCCAAGTTATTACCGATGATATCCAGATTAATTTGCTCTGCATCCATCCCTGTACCGCCTGCGTATATAGCTAATCCCATAATTTGTCCTGCGTTTAGTCGTTAAAAATCAATTGTAAAAAACATTAATATTAGCCCATAGGGTTAAGAAACTGGATAGCGCGACCCATTTGCTCATCCAGGCTCTTCATAGCCGTCATATTAGATTCCATGGCACGAGATACTTGAATCAAAGCGACCATCTCCATTATAGGATTGGAATTAGAATGCTCCAAAGCACCCTGAAGAAAAGTAGGCTTTTCTACGGCCTCCTCAGGAACTGGCTTATCTGGAGGGAAAGAATATCCCCCATTGACCTTAATAAGAGCTGCTTTATCGTTAAAATCATACAAAGTCAGTTGATTGATAAGGGTTTTACCCTGATAAACCTTACCATCGGGATTTATGCTAATTTCACCCTTGTTGGGATTTTTAACAATAGCGCCCCCATTTGCCTGGACGATGTAGCCCTGCTTATTTACGAGTGTATAATCTTGATTAAAGTGAAATTCGCCATCACGAGAGTAAACAACATCCCCCCCTGGGGTTTCGAGCTTAAAAAAGCCCTTAGCGCTTGTGATACCGATATCGGTGGGGTTACCCGTAGGGATTACCTTACCCGGGGCAAAATCTGTTGTCACCACAGCCTTTGGCGTAACCGCTTGCATAACATTATCAAAAGAAGCATCTTTAGTACCACCAGCGGCCTCAAACGCAACGACCTGCTGCTTATGCCCCGTGTAGACATTAGAGGAGATATTGAGCGCTGTGACATCCTGCCATTTCTGTAAGGCATTGAGAGCAGAGGCACCGTAATCTAATCCTGGATTCATACTCCTGATAGAGCAAGAGCTATGCCAATTAAACGGGAGTGTTCGGACCGCCTACGCCAAGGCTTTGGTGGGCACGCTTAGCGATTAGGTCACAAAAATAGACATACAACTACTAATAACAAAAGTGAATCAATAATTTGATTTTAGTAAAAAATGAGTTACTATCAACTATGAATTCAATATTTAAGTCGCTAAAATCAATAAAGAACATATTAACCGTAAAATCCGAATACAGTAGTAAGCCAGAATTTACTTCTAAGCATTTTAGTAGCAGAAGCATAGACACCGGAAAATCTGAAGGCAGGAGCCGTTTTTCCTCATTCTTAAGCGAAGATGTTAGCAGCATCTTTGACCGCGACATCGAGAGCAGCCAAAAGACTAAAGAAAAAAAACCAACTGAAGTTAAGAAAAAAATTGACGAAGTTAATCCGTACACATTCGAGAAAAAAACTGTTCAAAGCAAAAAAACACTGCCTGAGCGAAAAGTTAAAATTGAGATTAATATCAAAAAAAATAGCAATCGAGCCTTCTGAAAGCCGATTTCAAACTCGAAGTGCAACACTAGGTGAAAAGAAAGAAAAGAGGGTGAAGGAAGCGGAAGAAAGATTCCATAGGCGTTAAGTAATTGAGGTACTTTCTTGGAGTATGATTAATTCTCTTGATGAAGGTTTGTTGCTGATAAGGGGAAAAATCCTTTTCAGAAGAGCCTTTAGGCACGTAGCGACCCCTGATGAGGCCATTAGCAATTAGCATTCCCTACTCCCCCCTTCTGCCATGAGAGGAGTAGGGTCACAGAAGTAAGTCGGGATATTGAACTTTAGGGCAAGCATCTGATGGTCATAGAACTCCAGGCCGTTATCAAACGTGATCGATTTCAAGGCGTTTTTAGGTAAGTGGATCGAGATGGTTGCCATATAGCCTATCGTTTCCTCGGAGCTTCTGGAGTGCATTTTGGCTCCCAAAAGTAGTTTTGTTTGTCCATTGCAACAGTATTGTATCATACTCTTGCAATTCGAGTTTGAGATGGGGAGGACTATGAGCATAACCCTTCTTATTCAGAGAACACCATTCGTGTCGCTATGTTTAGGATCCTTACCGCGCGCCTCGTTTAGCAGGACAGCTTCTTACCCTTTTGTGCTGTATTGTTAAAGTAAATTACTTTTTATTTACTGGTGTTAACAGAATCTCCATCTCTTCTGTTGAAAAACTATAATGTTCTTTCAAATAACTGAGCTCTTGGTTAAGCTTATTTTTGTCATTTGATGCTTCGAATAACTTTACCAAAGGTTTTTCGTTAGAAGCATCATGATAGTTGAAGATTTTGAATGCTTTTTCTCTAGGATTTTCGTTCTTCCCTATGTAGTTTTCTTCTATTATTTCGGTGGTTTGTTCAATGCCTCTCAGTAATTGTTTATCAATAGATCGCATTCCAAAGCTGGTATTGTAGTCAAAAAGATCCAAAAACCCTACATCATTTTTGTCTTCCACAATCTCAAATTCATCATTTATATCAAAAATTTCCTTTTTTACCTCTTTCTGTTCTGTTAGCTTGAACTCCTCGTTTGTATTAGAAACTTTCTCTTTAATCTCTTCATCTTTGTTTTCTACCGGTTCTGTTAGGTCGAGTTTTTCCTCTATATTGGAAAATTCCCCTTTTACTTCTACCTCAATACCAGTAGCTTCTTTTATAAATACTTTGCCAAAGACTATTTGATTGCTATCGTTACACTTATTTAAAATTCTCGCCATATCTGAGTAGAGCGTTTGATCCTCGCTATTGCTATTTTTAATGGCGGTATCGAAAAGCTCCTCAAAATCTTTTGCAGAAAAGCCTCGTTTCTTAAGGGAGGTTAATACTTCACCCAAATACAGGTCTAAATCACTGTCCTCCTTCGATAACTCACACAGTAGCGCATTTTTACTGCTGCTAAGCGGCTTTGCTAAAAAATTGATAACCTCAGATTTTCCTAATGTTTTATTACTAAGCCCAGCTTTTAATTCAGTTAGAACACTTATAACCTGTATGTTAAAATTCTTTTTATTCTTATCTTCGCCAAACGTCAAAGTAACCACGGTACTGACATCTCGATTCTGGAGGTCCTTGACCTTCATTCCCTCTATGGAAACCACTTTTGAAATGAAGTTTTTCTCGTCGCTCACTTCCTTTCGAATCTCTCTATTGGAAATTAGGCTATTGCTATTTGAAGTTTTAGATTCTTTCTCCGACTCCGATCGACTGTCATATCGACTACTCGGACCACCACCAAACAATGTTTTAAAGAAGTTCATAAACTAACAATACAACATTATTTTTAAATTTCAAATTTGGTAGTAATTTAATTTATTTTTAGATATATGATATAGGGTCAGGAGCCGAGTTCAAACTCGAAGTGCAACATATGCGGAATTAAAGTTAAAGAGTTTTAAGGAACCGGAAGAAAAAAGCAAGAAATATTCCATGGGCGATAAGTAGTGGAGGGATCTCCTTGGAATGCGGCTGATTCTAGCCATCAAGGGCTGTAAGAGCCGCAAAAATAAGTGGCGATTCCCAAATTTTTCTTTCAAAAAGCGGTGATCATAACATTCGAGACCATTGTCAAAGGTGATAGACTTTAAGGCGTTTTCAGGGAGCATGAGTTTAATTAGGTGTCGTTTTTCTAAGGTTAAGTGATTGTATCGTTTTTCCATTGCAACAATATTTCACCACACTGGTGCACTTCGAGTTTGAGATGGGGTACATAAGAGTAATTTGTTAATTATTGTTTATAAAACAAATAATATATCTAACTATTTTGACAAAAGTTACACATTAACATATATTAGGTAAGACAAAAAAATATTTATGATAAGAAACAAGATAACCATAACGCTCTTTTTTGTTGCGACCACATTTTCTCTTTTCAGTCTCTGTGCCGAAGCAGCCACAAAAATAATAACCTATTATGATGTGGGATCTTCCGGAACAAAATACGCTGTTTACAGGGTTGATTTAGAAAAAGGAGACCACAAGAAATTGTTCAACGATATGATTTCTGTGCATTATTCTTTGGATTTAGAAACCAGTGGTGACGATACCTTTTCGGAGGCCATCAAAGCAAAAGGTGTT
This is a stretch of genomic DNA from Verrucomicrobia bacterium CG1_02_43_26. It encodes these proteins:
- the flgI gene encoding flagellar biosynthesis protein FlgA (part of the basal body which consists of four rings L, P, S, and M mounted on a central rod; Bradyrhizobium has one thick flagellum and several thin flagella; the Bradyrhizobium protein in this cluster is associated with the thin flagella), encoding MKFVLYILILMMSSMVTLMGSRIKDLTHIEGTRDNQLIGYGLVVGLAGQGDSNGIKYTSQALVNALKALKVNVNPDDIKSKNVAAVMITSNIGPFIREGSKIDITVSSIGDAKSLQGGVLLQTPLVGADGVVYAVGQGPIAVGGFLGGSGGEGGATVQQNHPTVGIITSGAIVEREIPTEFMHHGSLNLLLESPDFVSAVRVADAVNKIFPGTSQAMNSATINVLVPPEYRGQVPNFIASIGELDVIPDLAARVIINERTGTIVATSNVRISTVAISNGSLTISISNTQGVSQPNALSNTGDTTTYSNTETNVDETKGVFQVVEDLPTIERLTAALNALGVSTREMMSILQAIKSAGALHAELILN
- a CDS encoding flagella basal body P-ring formation protein FlgA, which translates into the protein MFVFTALQADLASILEPISLPSLSQHKVTGSLSKTPITVAQNDTVSRVSSEKKIEKKIFVITWADVSNALKEQLFLKYELKGDFRMTPATLWSGVRATNPDWSVELNYTPPDGISSRFVIGFAIYADGQKLGEWKIPVQCELWNPILVAKEFIRRGAALDRSMFEEQSIDTLRVKQDILPRDVEIDHYESAHAISVGRPLLWTSVIEKPHIRKGQVVELVAKEGMMRITTKGQALQNGLVGEFISIRNLKSRKDIQAQILDENTVQVYF
- a CDS encoding flagellar basal-body rod protein FlgG — its product is MGLAIYAGGTGMDAEQINLDIIGNNLANVNTVGYKRSKAEFQDLLYQNVQAIGADSGTGNEVPTGVQVGNGVKLVSTSKIFTQGELTLTNEDKDIAIDGVGFFEVTMPDGTKSYTRDGAFKVNSNGEFTNNSGYLISGFQSLPADAQKIFVSDNGQITVQSASGSQTYRLPIYRFANPGGLKSIGGNLLVETDASGTAEQGNPGELGFGTLKQGYLEMSNVKPVTEMVNLIVAQRAYEMDSKVVQAADENMSKINQLKR